The following are encoded in a window of Labrus bergylta chromosome 16, fLabBer1.1, whole genome shotgun sequence genomic DNA:
- the csf2rb gene encoding cytokine receptor common subunit beta — translation MMPILWVALWSVVPLVVALSSQDSCNIHESSNLQHESPLLKSLRCYNDYETHVDCEWNEHRGRELQLWLKTDKENVQCEPNKAAEQRDASEHRMVQCRFKTQNITTLYFAIGIEHTVFFLDKKTPCSSGPRRTLDLSQHLRARTPESLSTHDEGDGGRRLSWSSPYPSSSSLNKHITYQLSYTTETQDNWTTLDVTNTSILLQRQMLIAGHRYKARVRARANVGQWSNWSPVVSWKTENDAGHFPCLHCVLDGEKEVMCSWKLSKEVAQTVSYQLACRDNQTSQSAICCVNPTVTSAHNDMLLKFSCRLTVADPEHLLLELQPTRNARIFKPNKHIRPNPPQQVKVREVGSNWRVEWTAPSIASKVTLKYQVCYYRIEEKGCSDTLNVSGVSTSLSILESFLVSSQDYRVIVRSLIDPEKESMYGGIPSEWTHPVDWTSHEASLSINSLIYCSIGLLVAMVFLALYCTIPTCHRRVILWVDSVPSPGKSKILSEIKSSTSWTLMQSENTSFCKVQHLESMSTCSSNASLWPTKDTEGKILEQGEGCWTHKNLAISAEKVKGSGTSLLSFSGPYIFCQSNEPNKTSEDVKKCEEEQVAKETSSDDSVSPTPLNFTLLGEGYVGLSGRNVSCSTQDLVSHSDAVPNRYRLDSAAQDQQCPDTSSWSDQKDDQPTLSEPTSSFQPPAYTSVTFTSWPQGGAIQASGYCHIPTSQQLT, via the exons ATGATGCCAATCCTGTGGGTTGCACTTTGGTCAGTTGTCCCTCTTGTGGTTGCCCTCTCCAGTCAAGACAGTTGTAACATCCATGAGAGCAGCAACTTGCAACACG AATCTCCGTTGCTGAAATCCTTACGCTGCTATAACGACTATGAGACGCACGTTGACTGTGAGTGGAATGAACACAGGGGGAGAGAACTGCAGCTCTGGCTgaagacagacaaagaaaa TGTGCAGTGTGAGCCAAACAAGGCTGCAGAACAAAGAGATGCAAGTGAGCACAGGATGGTCCAGTGCAGATTCAAAActcaaaacatcacaactctTTATTTTGCCATCGGCATCGAACACACCGTCTTCTTCCTGGACAAAAAGACCCCCTGCTCATCAGGCCCGCGCAGGACTCTGGATCTTTCTCAGCACT TGAGAGCACGCACACCAGAGAGTCTGTCCACACATGATGAAGGTGATGGAGGCCGGCGGCTGAGCTGGTCCAGCCcctacccctcctcctcctccctgaatAAACACATCACATACCAGCTCAGCTACACGACAGAAACACAGGACAACTGGACG ACATTGGATGTCACAAACACCAGCATCCTGTTACAGAGGCAGATGCTGATCGCTGGTCACAGGTACAAAGCCAGGGTAAGGGCCCGGGCCAACGTGGGTCAGTGGAGTAACTGGAGTCCTGTTGTGAGCTGGAAGACTGAAAACG ATGCAGGGCACTTCCCCTGTTTGCATTGTGTCCTGGatggagagaaggaggtgaTGTGTAGCTGGAAGTTGAGCAAAGAGGTGGCTCAAACAGTTTCCTACCAGCTGGCCTGTCGAGACAACCAGACTTCACA GTCTGCAATATGTTGTGTAAACCCAACAGTGACCTCTGCCCACAATGATATGTTGCTGAAGTTCAGCTGCAGGTTGACTGTCGCAGACCCCGAGCATCTGCTGCTGGAGCTTCAACCGACACGCAATGCCAGGATTTTTAAACCCAACAAGCACA TTCGCCCCAACCCTCCACAGCAGGTAAAGGTGAGGGAGGTAGGCAGCAACTGGAGGGTGGAATGGACTGCTCCAAGCATAGCCTCCAAAGTAACACTGAAATATCAGGTCTGCTATTACAGGATAGAGGAAAAG gGATGTTCAGACACTTTGAACGTTTCAGGGGTCTCCACGTCCCTTTCCATCCTGGAGTCATTTCTGGTCTCATCCCAGGACTACAGGGTCATAGTCAGGTCCCTGATTGACCCTGAAAAAGAATCTATGTACGGGGGAATCCCGTCTGAATGGACCCATCCCGTGGACTGGACCTCTCATGAAG CCAGCTTGTCCATAAACAGCCTGATCTATTGTTCCATTGGTCTGCTTGTAGCCATGGTGTTCCTCGCACTCTACTGCACCATTCCAACTTGTCACAG GAGGGTCATTCTGTGGGTGGATTCAGTTCCATCTCCAGGCAAAAGTAAAATCCTGTCAGAGATCAAG TCTTCCACCAGTTGGACCCTCATGCAGAGTGAGAATACATCCTTTTGCAAAGTGCAACATTTGGAGAGCATGTCTACATG ctccTCTAATGCTTCTCTCTGGCCAACCAAGGACACTGAAGGGAAGATTTTGGAACAGGGTGAGGGCTGCTGGACCCACAAAAATCTGGCCATCTCTGCTGAGAAGGTTAAAGGCTCTGGCACGTCCTTATTGAGCTTCAGTGGGCCATACATCTTCTGTCAG TCAAACGAGCCAAACAAGACTTCAGAGGATGTGAAGAAGTGTGAAGAGGAACAAGTAGCAAAAGAAACCTCTTCAGACGACTCTGTATCTCCTACCCCTTTGAATTTCACCCTTCTTGGGGAGGGTTATGTAGGTCTGTCTGGCCGAAACGTCTCCTGCTCAACACAGGATCTTGTATCTCACAGTGATGCGGTCCCAAACAGATACAGGCTTGACAGTGCTGCACAGGACCAACAGTGTCCAGATACCTCATCATGGTCGGACCAGAAAGACGACCAGCCGACCCTCAGCGAGCCCACCAGCAGCTTCCAACCACCAGCTTACACCTCAGTGACTTTTACCTCTTGGCCTCAGGGGGGCGCCATACAAGCCTCTGGGTACTGCCACATCCCTACATCCCAACAGCTCACATAA